One genomic segment of Chryseobacterium phocaeense includes these proteins:
- the menD gene encoding 2-succinyl-5-enolpyruvyl-6-hydroxy-3-cyclohexene-1-carboxylic-acid synthase: MKKYSSKRSIQILAHLLQQYGISDVIISPGSRNAPLAIHFSEIDTFNCYSIVDERSAAFVGIGMAKSEKKPVAITCTSGSAAANYYPAVTEAFYQNVPLLILTADRPTDFVDIFDGQTIRQKDLFHQHSYGDFQLLEDSKENAEDVNFDIIKKAIELCFEKQGPVHINIPLEEPLYELVSELPSFPTVEKTIRHKEYELPSNLVADWHTSQRIMLLVGTRDYSPELESQLTQLVKNHSVVVLSEANSNLYHEKFFRHIDRYIFNFTEEDYKMYAPDLLITVGQNVVSKKVKQFLRNARPKQHWHLDEVWQPDTYFSLTEKIEVKPEVFFSKLLKFINLEPRPYFNLWDVLRDKKDARHEQFLNKAEFSDFYFFNKASQTVPENYNIHFSNSSAIRYAQLFDFGKRRMYCNRGTSGIDGSTSTAMGFAIKNANPTLVITGDLSFFYDINGLWNQYIPPFVRIIIFNNGEGNIFKIIPGPGNANPNTLDEFIATKHRKHAEHLAKHFGFSYIKVEDEPTLDRVLENFFKPDLQPKILEVNTYGKNSADVQKAYFEFMKGG; encoded by the coding sequence ATGAAAAAATATTCTTCTAAGCGAAGTATTCAGATACTTGCCCACCTCCTTCAGCAGTACGGAATTTCAGATGTTATCATTTCCCCGGGATCCAGAAATGCTCCTCTGGCGATTCATTTCTCAGAAATTGACACCTTCAACTGTTACAGTATTGTAGATGAAAGAAGTGCTGCTTTTGTAGGAATAGGAATGGCTAAAAGTGAGAAGAAACCCGTTGCGATAACCTGTACAAGCGGTTCTGCCGCTGCCAATTATTATCCGGCGGTAACGGAAGCTTTTTACCAGAATGTTCCGCTTCTGATCCTGACGGCAGACCGGCCTACGGATTTTGTAGATATTTTTGACGGTCAAACCATCAGGCAGAAGGATCTTTTTCACCAGCATTCTTATGGTGACTTCCAGCTTTTGGAAGACAGTAAAGAAAATGCAGAAGACGTTAATTTTGACATCATTAAAAAAGCTATTGAGCTCTGCTTTGAAAAGCAGGGGCCGGTACATATCAATATTCCGTTGGAAGAACCTTTGTACGAACTGGTTTCTGAACTTCCATCTTTCCCGACTGTTGAAAAAACAATCAGGCATAAAGAATATGAACTTCCTTCCAATCTCGTTGCCGACTGGCATACTTCCCAGAGAATCATGCTCTTGGTGGGAACCAGAGATTACAGCCCGGAGCTGGAAAGCCAGTTGACGCAGCTTGTGAAAAACCATTCTGTTGTCGTACTGAGTGAAGCCAATTCCAATCTTTATCATGAGAAATTTTTCAGACATATTGACCGTTACATCTTCAATTTTACTGAAGAGGACTATAAAATGTATGCCCCGGATCTTTTGATCACGGTAGGTCAGAATGTGGTTTCCAAAAAAGTAAAACAGTTCCTAAGAAACGCTCGCCCAAAACAGCACTGGCACCTGGATGAAGTCTGGCAGCCGGATACTTATTTTTCCCTCACTGAAAAGATCGAGGTGAAACCGGAAGTTTTCTTCTCCAAATTGCTGAAATTCATTAACCTTGAACCAAGACCTTATTTTAATCTTTGGGATGTTTTGAGGGATAAAAAAGATGCAAGACATGAACAGTTCCTGAACAAAGCTGAGTTTTCCGATTTTTATTTCTTTAACAAAGCTTCCCAGACCGTTCCGGAAAATTACAATATCCATTTCAGCAATTCTTCGGCAATCAGATATGCACAGCTGTTTGATTTTGGAAAAAGAAGGATGTATTGCAACAGAGGAACCAGCGGGATAGACGGATCAACTTCCACTGCTATGGGCTTCGCTATTAAAAATGCCAATCCAACACTCGTTATTACGGGAGATCTTAGTTTTTTCTACGATATTAACGGGCTCTGGAACCAGTATATTCCGCCATTTGTAAGGATCATCATCTTCAATAACGGGGAAGGGAATATCTTTAAGATCATTCCGGGACCGGGAAATGCCAACCCGAATACATTGGATGAATTTATTGCGACCAAACACCGAAAACATGCTGAACATTTAGCAAAGCATTTCGGGTTTTCCTATATCAAAGTGGAAGACGAGCCTACACTGGACAGGGTTTTGGAGAATTTCTTCAAACCGGATCTGCAACCGAAAATCCTGGAAGTGAATACGTACGGGAAAAACAGCGCAGACGTTCAGAAAGCCTATTTTGAATTCATGAAAGGAGGCTAA
- a CDS encoding aminodeoxychorismate synthase component I, with the protein MFSMNHQKFMEMDELSLQKVPYFFMIDFLSENVEVYQEYEIEKSGLLIDFQSFSNTKHKNELAKKIAWKSFPETLESFKEGFDKVQKNIRLGNSYLTNYTRKTEIQTNLSLEEIFYHSIAKYKVFYKDFFVFFSPETFVRIIDGKILTYPMKGTIDASLENAAEVLKNDRKEKAEHYTVVDLLRNDLSMVADDVKVDQFQHIDLIRTQQKNLYAMSSEISGTLKPEFAGKVGSMMQKLLPAGSILGAPKPKTLEIILDAEGYERGYYTGVCGWFDGENLDSCVMIRFIEREGNRLYFKSGGGITHMSRLEDEYQEMKNKIYVPIH; encoded by the coding sequence ATGTTTTCAATGAATCATCAAAAATTTATGGAAATGGACGAGCTTTCTCTTCAGAAGGTTCCGTATTTTTTCATGATCGATTTCCTATCGGAGAATGTAGAAGTGTATCAGGAATATGAAATCGAAAAATCAGGCTTATTAATTGATTTTCAAAGTTTTTCAAACACAAAACACAAGAACGAACTTGCTAAAAAAATTGCATGGAAATCATTTCCGGAAACGCTGGAAAGTTTTAAAGAAGGATTTGATAAAGTTCAGAAAAATATTCGCCTGGGAAATTCCTATCTTACCAATTATACCAGAAAAACTGAAATTCAGACGAATTTGAGCCTTGAAGAAATTTTTTATCACTCAATTGCGAAGTACAAAGTATTTTATAAAGATTTTTTTGTATTTTTTTCTCCTGAAACTTTTGTCAGGATTATTGACGGTAAAATTTTAACCTATCCAATGAAAGGTACTATTGATGCATCATTGGAAAATGCAGCCGAAGTTTTGAAAAATGACAGGAAGGAAAAAGCAGAGCATTATACAGTGGTTGACCTCCTCCGGAATGATCTCAGCATGGTGGCGGATGATGTAAAGGTTGACCAGTTCCAGCATATTGACCTCATCAGGACACAGCAAAAAAACCTGTATGCGATGAGTTCTGAAATTTCAGGAACCTTAAAACCTGAATTTGCTGGAAAGGTAGGAAGCATGATGCAAAAACTGCTGCCTGCAGGATCAATCCTTGGCGCGCCGAAACCTAAAACACTAGAAATAATCTTAGATGCGGAAGGATATGAGAGAGGATACTATACCGGAGTATGCGGCTGGTTTGACGGTGAAAACCTGGACAGCTGCGTTATGATCCGCTTTATTGAAAGAGAGGGAAACCGCCTTTATTTCAAAAGCGGTGGCGGTATCACCCATATGAGCAGACTGGAAGACGAATATCAGGAAATGAAAAATAAAATCTATGTCCCAATTCATTGA
- a CDS encoding isopenicillin N synthase family dioxygenase: protein MDKIPSVDLRDFLSDNPERKQKFVNEIGKAYEEIGFVALKGHFLDDKLVDELYGEVKNFFDQPVETKQKYEIPGIGGQRGYVGFGKETAKGFKKGDLKEFWHFGQYVSDDSKYKSEYPDNVIVEELPKFNEVGKEAYQMLEKTGQYVLRALALYLGLDEFYFDDKIAEGNSILRPIHYPPITQEPDDAVRAAAHGDINLITLLMGSQGKGLQVQNHNGDWIDAIAEPDELMINVGDMLSRHTNNKLKSTIHRVVNPPRELWGTSRYSIPFFMHPVSEMSLNALENCIDENNPKLYEDTTAGEFLHERLIELGLIKK from the coding sequence ATGGATAAAATACCTAGTGTAGACCTGCGTGATTTCCTTTCGGACAACCCGGAACGCAAACAGAAATTTGTAAATGAAATCGGAAAAGCTTATGAAGAAATTGGTTTTGTAGCCTTAAAAGGCCATTTTCTTGATGACAAACTAGTAGACGAACTCTATGGAGAGGTTAAAAACTTTTTTGACCAGCCGGTAGAAACCAAACAGAAGTATGAAATTCCGGGAATCGGTGGCCAGAGAGGCTACGTAGGATTCGGAAAAGAGACGGCTAAAGGTTTCAAAAAAGGAGATTTAAAAGAATTCTGGCATTTCGGACAGTACGTTTCTGATGATTCAAAGTACAAATCCGAGTATCCTGACAATGTAATCGTAGAGGAACTTCCCAAGTTCAATGAAGTGGGAAAAGAAGCCTACCAGATGCTTGAGAAAACAGGCCAGTATGTATTGAGAGCCCTGGCTCTGTACCTTGGTCTTGATGAGTTTTATTTCGATGATAAAATTGCAGAAGGAAACTCTATTTTAAGACCTATCCACTATCCGCCGATTACCCAGGAACCGGATGATGCCGTAAGAGCAGCTGCTCATGGAGACATTAACCTGATCACTCTTTTGATGGGATCTCAGGGGAAAGGTCTTCAGGTTCAGAACCATAACGGCGACTGGATTGATGCGATTGCTGAGCCGGATGAATTAATGATCAATGTAGGAGATATGTTGTCAAGACATACCAACAATAAATTGAAATCAACCATTCACAGAGTGGTTAACCCGCCAAGGGAACTTTGGGGAACTTCAAGATACTCCATTCCTTTCTTTATGCACCCGGTGAGCGAAATGTCACTGAACGCGCTTGAGAATTGTATTGACGAAAATAATCCGAAGTTGTATGAAGATACCACTGCAGGAGAGTTTTTACATGAAAGACTTATAGAATTAGGATTGATTAAAAAGTAA
- a CDS encoding aminotransferase class IV, producing the protein MSQFIESIKVEDQEIFLLELHQKRINQTFAHFGKEGSIDLAKIFKNLEHDEDGLFKLRLSYDLDKRVRTMMIPYAIPEIHSFQLVENNSFDYSFKFEDRKELDKMKMKSKAEEIIIVKNNHITDTSFSNILFLKGKDWFTPATYLLNGVQRQNLLKHKKIKETEVTLQNIKQFSHFQLINALNDFDDMFIYPIDRITNLPGNEEYLDL; encoded by the coding sequence ATGTCCCAATTCATTGAAAGTATAAAAGTAGAAGATCAGGAAATCTTCCTATTGGAACTGCATCAAAAACGTATTAATCAGACATTTGCCCACTTCGGAAAAGAGGGTTCCATTGATCTGGCCAAAATCTTTAAAAATCTGGAGCATGATGAAGATGGCCTCTTCAAACTGAGGCTTTCCTATGATCTTGATAAAAGGGTACGAACCATGATGATTCCGTATGCGATTCCTGAAATACACAGCTTCCAACTGGTGGAGAACAACAGCTTCGACTATTCTTTCAAATTTGAAGACCGTAAGGAACTGGATAAGATGAAGATGAAATCTAAAGCAGAGGAAATTATTATCGTGAAGAACAATCATATCACCGATACCTCTTTTTCCAATATCCTTTTCCTGAAAGGCAAGGACTGGTTTACTCCTGCGACTTACCTTCTGAACGGCGTACAAAGACAAAATCTATTGAAACACAAGAAGATAAAAGAAACGGAAGTCACTCTTCAGAACATCAAGCAGTTTTCACATTTTCAACTGATTAATGCCCTGAATGACTTTGATGATATGTTTATTTATCCCATCGACAGGATCACGAATCTGCCGGGAAATGAGGAATATCTGGATCTTTAG
- a CDS encoding bacteriocin-like protein has product MKNLKKLSKGQLKDISGGDGIKLPEPEFCMYYCDGVVVCATCSNDFKCPDNTM; this is encoded by the coding sequence ATGAAAAATCTAAAAAAACTAAGCAAAGGCCAGTTAAAGGACATCTCCGGAGGAGACGGCATTAAACTTCCGGAACCGGAATTCTGTATGTATTATTGTGACGGGGTTGTAGTTTGTGCAACCTGCAGTAACGATTTCAAATGCCCGGACAACACTATGTAA
- a CDS encoding beta-carotene 15,15'-monooxygenase — protein MSEFNEFDQQGSVPNRDTGSIISHSFEMYKGVFLYGIVAMIIYIVAGFAIQLISGFNSASVVEEMRDAGGDYSSFSYWNVPGFSLYLSLSGLLGILLAPLYVGLIYIVNKYNTKNQIEFADLFIGYKQNFVNILIYSILSGIISTVAMSLCFFPIIFVYPFLLIGYPILLFENASATEALSKSFNIAKENYGTFIGATVLGALISIAGVILCGIGIIVTAPFMMVVMYSTYCAFLGKPRQIAFKN, from the coding sequence ATGTCAGAATTTAACGAGTTTGACCAGCAGGGATCCGTTCCAAACAGAGATACAGGATCTATTATTTCGCATTCTTTTGAAATGTATAAAGGGGTATTCCTTTACGGGATCGTAGCGATGATCATTTATATTGTTGCGGGTTTTGCCATTCAGCTTATAAGCGGTTTCAATTCGGCTTCTGTAGTGGAGGAGATGAGAGACGCCGGGGGAGATTATTCAAGCTTCAGCTACTGGAATGTGCCTGGGTTTTCGCTTTATCTTTCATTATCCGGTCTTCTGGGAATCCTGCTTGCTCCGCTATACGTAGGATTGATCTATATTGTTAATAAATACAATACTAAAAATCAGATTGAATTTGCTGATCTGTTCATCGGGTACAAACAGAATTTTGTAAATATCCTGATCTACAGTATTCTTTCGGGAATTATTTCCACTGTGGCGATGTCTCTGTGTTTCTTCCCGATCATTTTTGTATATCCTTTCCTTTTAATTGGTTATCCGATTCTGTTGTTCGAAAATGCGTCGGCTACTGAGGCTTTATCAAAGTCTTTCAATATTGCCAAAGAGAATTATGGAACATTTATTGGTGCAACTGTCTTAGGCGCGTTGATTTCCATTGCAGGAGTTATTCTTTGCGGTATCGGTATTATTGTAACGGCGCCATTCATGATGGTGGTAATGTATTCCACATACTGTGCCTTTTTAGGAAAGCCAAGACAGATCGCATTTAAAAATTAA
- a CDS encoding bacteriocin-like protein gives MKNLKRLSREDKKKISAGDSPAFCFEGEGPGTGGCSAGHICSGGRCVPYVDPGTGGGGGGTGGGDTYTCICPWGTFTQSTPCPEFYCITG, from the coding sequence ATGAAAAATTTAAAGAGACTGTCCAGGGAAGACAAAAAAAAGATCAGTGCTGGAGATTCACCTGCTTTCTGTTTTGAAGGTGAAGGACCGGGAACAGGAGGCTGCTCTGCCGGGCACATCTGCTCAGGAGGAAGATGTGTTCCTTATGTGGATCCGGGAACCGGCGGCGGGGGTGGAGGAACCGGGGGTGGAGATACGTATACGTGTATCTGTCCGTGGGGAACTTTTACACAGTCAACTCCTTGTCCGGAGTTTTATTGTATTACAGGATAA